The region CTTAGGCGTTTGTAGTCACCGCCGGGAAGATCGATGCCAGAATAGCTCGTGAAATCAGACACGATCACATCGGCTGCCTTTGACGATGCATAGGCGGCGACCGCGTCCGAATTCCGTATCAGGGCAACAATATTATCTTTCAGGAAGCAAACGCTGTGCTTCGTATTGTAGGTAATCGCCTTGCACTGGCTGTCGCCTTCCCAAATCTCGTGGCACCCCGAATAAGTGACATCCTTGACGGCTCGGTAATCGAAGCCGATCGCGTCGTAGCCGCGAGCATCGATGAATGAAGCAGTTGGTTGCGCTGGGAGATTGGTCGTGGCGCTTGGTGTGTTGGTCGACGCCTGTTCCTGCTGCTCGCCGTAGCAGAGAATCTGGAACACCGAGGGCGTGATTATGTCAGCCAAGTCGGCTGTCGAGATCGGCTGCTGGTCTGCCGCCTTGTCGCCGGATTGCCCTGTGATGCTCTGAGACTGCAGGAAGAGGTCGGCAACCGAGGCACGGATAGCGAAGTTCACGTTCTGCGCCGTGATACCGATCTCATCCGCGATTCCTTTCGACAGCGTCGCGCTGGTGATGCCCATAAGAAAGCCGTCGCGGTCAACGACCGGGCCACCGGAATTACCGGGCTGGATCGGTGTTGAAATCTGGATGTACCGGGTGTCATTTCGAAGCCCGGCGAGGGCATTCACGTTGCCTGTGGTGACCTTGACCGAATCCGACAGCAATGTCCCCAGCGGGA is a window of Rhizobium sp. N324 DNA encoding:
- a CDS encoding trypsin-like peptidase domain-containing protein — its product is MAAVFRVILSAVFSAVLASTCLADGPTSSGTGFAVTTDGWLLTNAHVVQACKRIEVKGKGDASDPRIDATNDLALVKVNAAEPLKPLVFRHAPTRVGEDIVAIGFPLGTLLSDSVKVTTGNVNALAGLRNDTRYIQISTPIQPGNSGGPVVDRDGFLMGITSATLSKGIADEIGITAQNVNFAIRASVADLFLQSQSITGQSGDKAADQQPISTADLADIITPSVFQILCYGEQQEQASTNTPSATTNLPAQPTASFIDARGYDAIGFDYRAVKDVTYSGCHEIWEGDSQCKAITYNTKHSVCFLKDNIVALIRNSDAVAAYASSKAADVIVSDFTSYSGIDLPGGDYKRLRGSNYLQCFTACIGDNACKAFSYVPKKNECWLKDTIGRPKATKGVELGIK